A single genomic interval of Xyrauchen texanus isolate HMW12.3.18 chromosome 8, RBS_HiC_50CHRs, whole genome shotgun sequence harbors:
- the LOC127647763 gene encoding tumor necrosis factor ligand superfamily member 6-like, with protein MAPVSIKYPSVFVVDSNARAPPLPPKPGRRKWHRATQTLLLVLVIVALCGMAVEACFIYHLYSSKDKPTSANDPQTAMRKQEKEDTVPPKQKPVGVVKPSKPVAHITTGQHLANGVLLWTENQESILHHVKHKVNEGKLIIEREGFYSVYSKISLKVDSFIFYHSVLKITPRYTGGEILLLQSTRSIPKQRPGTIDNSYLSGVFHLFKGDSVFVRIKNCTLVLSNSAMNYFGLFMV; from the exons ATGGCTCCAGTTAGTATTAAGTATCCCTCAGTATTCGTGGTGGACAGCAATGCCAGAGCACCTCCGCTGCCCCCCAAACCGGGACGGAGGAAGTGGCACAGGGCGACCCAGACACTGCTGTTGGTCCTGGTCATTGTGGCTCTGTGTGGCATGGCCGTGGAGGCCTGTTTCATCTATCATCTTTACTCATCCAAAGACAAGCCT ACCTCCGCAAATGATCCACAGACTGCCATGAGAAAACAAG AGAAAGAAGATACTGTGCCCCCCAAGCAAAAACCAGTTGGAGTTGTGAAGCCATCAAAACCAGTGGCACATATAACAA CTGGTCAGCATCTTGCTAATGGAGTCCTGCTGTGGACGGAGAATCAGGAATCCATCCTTCACCATGTAAAACACAAGGTCAATGAGGGCAAGCTCATCATAGAGAGGGAAGGCTTCTATTCAGTCTACTCTAAGATCAGCTTAAAGGTGGACAGCTTCATATTCTATCACTCTGTACTAAAGATCACACCTCGATACACAGGGGGAGAGATTTTGCTTCTCCAGTCCACTAGGTCCATTCCGAAACAGAGGCCAGGAACCATTGACAACAGTTATCTCAGCGGGGTGTTCCACCTGTTCAAAGGTGATTCTGTTTTTGTCAGGATTAAAAATTGCACACTGGTGTTGTCAAATTCTGCTATGAACTACTTTGGTCTGTTCATGGTTTAG
- the tnfsf18 gene encoding tumor necrosis factor ligand superfamily member 18 isoform X1 — translation MMSLSTEYCKEKTEGRDGVALAQQRRLIWGFLVWSTLLTIGVAASITVQIIHGAPAQVQSQKTGNISVHQNVTIAKAPPNSLVTFEPNCDDREKVAKLSWETNLPSFIEGKDQLEIKEDGQYFIYLQVTLESGEPQQKYTVTVYDSNVVILKGHINELTLSTGLIGKGTSLNKGSTLSVHCTPKAKIQNSATETYLGVIKL, via the exons ATGATGTCTCTCTCTACTgagtattgcaaagaaaaaacagaAGGCAGGGATGGTGTTGCCTTGGCCCAGCAGAGGAGGCTTATCTGGGGCTTCCTCGTATGGTCCACCCTGCTTACTATTGGTGTGGCTGCTTCAATAACTGTCCAGATCATTCATGGAGCACCAGCTCAGGTACAGTCACAG AAGACCGGAAACATCAGCGTCCACCAAAATGTCACAATTGCCAAAGCTCCTCCAAACAGTTTAGTGACATTTGAACCAAATT GTGATGACAGAGAAAAGGTGGCGAAACTCAGTTGGGAAACAAATTTACCGAGTTTCATCGAGGGCAAGGATCAGTTGGAGATTAAAGAGGATGGCCAATATTTCATATACCTGCAAGTTACACTCGAATCTGGGGAGCCGCAACAGAAATATACAGTGACAGTATATGACTCAAATGTAGTTATTTTAAAAGGTCATATCAATGAATTAACTCTCTCAACAGGCCTCATAGGTAAAGGGACATCTCTGAATAAAGGAAGCACTTTAAGTGTACACTGCACTCCTAAAGCCAAAATCCAAAACTCTGCCACTGAAACATACCTGGGTGTGATCAAACTGTGA
- the tnfsf18 gene encoding tumor necrosis factor ligand superfamily member 18 isoform X2, producing the protein MMSLSTEYCKEKTEGRDGVALAQQRRLIWGFLVWSTLLTIGVAASITVQIIHGAPAQKTGNISVHQNVTIAKAPPNSLVTFEPNCDDREKVAKLSWETNLPSFIEGKDQLEIKEDGQYFIYLQVTLESGEPQQKYTVTVYDSNVVILKGHINELTLSTGLIGKGTSLNKGSTLSVHCTPKAKIQNSATETYLGVIKL; encoded by the exons ATGATGTCTCTCTCTACTgagtattgcaaagaaaaaacagaAGGCAGGGATGGTGTTGCCTTGGCCCAGCAGAGGAGGCTTATCTGGGGCTTCCTCGTATGGTCCACCCTGCTTACTATTGGTGTGGCTGCTTCAATAACTGTCCAGATCATTCATGGAGCACCAGCTCAG AAGACCGGAAACATCAGCGTCCACCAAAATGTCACAATTGCCAAAGCTCCTCCAAACAGTTTAGTGACATTTGAACCAAATT GTGATGACAGAGAAAAGGTGGCGAAACTCAGTTGGGAAACAAATTTACCGAGTTTCATCGAGGGCAAGGATCAGTTGGAGATTAAAGAGGATGGCCAATATTTCATATACCTGCAAGTTACACTCGAATCTGGGGAGCCGCAACAGAAATATACAGTGACAGTATATGACTCAAATGTAGTTATTTTAAAAGGTCATATCAATGAATTAACTCTCTCAACAGGCCTCATAGGTAAAGGGACATCTCTGAATAAAGGAAGCACTTTAAGTGTACACTGCACTCCTAAAGCCAAAATCCAAAACTCTGCCACTGAAACATACCTGGGTGTGATCAAACTGTGA